The following are from one region of the Coffea eugenioides isolate CCC68of chromosome 2, Ceug_1.0, whole genome shotgun sequence genome:
- the LOC113761435 gene encoding cleavage and polyadenylation specificity factor subunit 1 gives MSFAACKMMHPPTGIDNCASGFITHSVADFTPKFPPIQTDDLDSDWPSTPKPIGPLPNLILTSANVLELYTLRLLEEAASRDSKTPIEAQRGGVLAGISGASLELVCHYRLHGNVESMGILSSGGIDGGKRRDSIILTFQDAKMSVLEFDDSIHGLRTSSLHCFEGPDWHHLKRGRESFARGPLVKVDPQGRCAGVLVYGLQMVVLKAAEATSGLVSEDNASSAGGAVSARIESSYIINLRDLDMKHIKDFIFINGYIEPVMVILHERELTWAGRVSWKHHTCMISALSISTTLRQHPLIWSATNLPHDAYKLLAVPSPIGGVLVLCANTVHYHSQSTSCVLALNNYAVPMDSSQEMPRSNFIVELDAANATWLTNDVAMLSAKTGELLLLTLIHDGRIVQRLELSKSRASVLTSGLTTVGSSFVFLGSRLGDSILVQFTCGAGVSALPLGAKEEVGDIEGDLPSAKRLRRSSSDALQDMVNGEELSLYGSHPNNAQSAQKAFSFAVRDSLTNVGPLKDFSYGLRINADPNATGIAKQSNYELVCCSGHGKNGALCVLQKSIRPEMITHESIPGCKGVWTVYHKNARSHVVDSSKVTADDDEYHAYLIISLETRTMVLQSANNLEEVTENVDYYTQGCTIAAGNLFGRRLVIQIYAYGARLLDGGFMVQELNFRPPNSEIGPSSESQKVASVSIADPYVLLRMIDGSIYLLLGDPSSCTLTTTNPEVFESSKNLITACTLYHDKGPEPWLRKTSTDAWLSTGIGEAIDGSDGASHDLGDVYCIVCYQSGGLEIFDVPNFTCVFSVENCASGKAILMDTFSPHPAKSNQEVVQMIEDVNAQERKDNSQKIGVVELAMHRWAGQHSRPFLFGILSDGTILCYHAFVFENSDTGSRDEKPVISQNSGNLSSMNGSRLRNLRFIRISLDTYARDEIPSGTPSKRLTIFKNVGGFQGLFLSGSRPTWFMMFRERLRIHPQLCDGPIAAFTVLHNVNCNHGFIYVTSQGTLKICQLPSSLLYDNYWPVQKTTLKGTPHQVTYFAEKNLYPLIVSYSVLKPLNQVLSSLVDQEVGHQLENETMNFEGMYPVEEFEIRIMEPKNSGPWQTRATIPMQSSENALTVRAVTLFNCTTRENETLLAVGTAYVQGEDVAARGRILLFSIERNADNSQILVSEVYAKELKGAISALASLQGHLLIASGPKIILHEWTGSELNGVAFYDVPPLYVVSLNIVKNFILLGDIHKSIYFLSWKEQGSQLNLLAKDFGSLDCLATEFLIDGNTLSLMVSDDQKNVQVFSYSPKLSESWKGQKLLSRAEFHIGAHVTKFLRLHLLPTSPDRTNTPGSDKTNRFGLLFGTLDGSIGCIAPLDELTFRRLQSLQKKLVDAVSHVAGLNPRSFRQFRSNGRAHRPGPDSIVDCELLCHYEMLPLEEQLEIAHQIGTTRMQIISNLNELTLGTSFL, from the exons ATGAGCTTCGCAGCGTGCAAGATGATGCACCCTCCCACCGGAATCGACAACTGCGCCTCCGGCTTCATTACTCACTCCGTCGCCGATTTCACTCCAAAATTCCCTCCAATCCAAACCGACGATCTGGACTCGGACTGGCCCTCTACTCCCAAGCCCATTGGCCCCCTCCCCAATCTCATTCTCACTTCCGCTAATGTTCTCGAGCTTTACACCCTTAGGCTTCTAGAGGAAGCTGCTTCCAGAGACTCCAAAACGCCCATTGAAGCCCAACGGGGCGGCGTCCTCGCTGGTATCTCTGGCGCTTCTCTAGAACTCGTCTGCCATTACAG ACTGCATGGCAATGTGGAGTCCATGGGGATTTTATCATCGGGAGGCATTGATGGTGGGAAGAGGAGGGATTCAATTATCCTAACTTTCCAAGATGCTAAGATGTCAGTTTTGGAGTTTGATGATTCTATTCACGGGCTACGCACAAG CTCACTGCACTGTTTCGAAGGTCCAGATTGGCACCATCTTAAAAGAGGTAGAGAATCTTTTGCCAGAGGTCCATTAGTGAAGGTTGATCCGCAGGGAAGGTGTGCTGGAGTTCTTGTTTATGGTCTACAAATGGTCGTGCTCAAGGCTGCTGAG GCCACCTCTGGTTTAGTCAGTGAGGATAATGCTTCTAGTGCGGGAGGTGCAGTTTCTGCTCGCATTGAGTCATCATATATAATTAATCTGAGAGATCTGGATATGAAGCACATAAAAGATTTTATATTTATCAATG GTTACATTGAGCCTGTGATGGTTATTCTTCATGAACGGGAGCTTACTTGGGCAGGGCGCGTCTCCTGGAAACATCACACTTGCATGATATCAGCACTTAGTATCAGCACAACATTGAGGCAGCATCCACTGATTTGGTCGGCCACT AATCTGCCTCATGATGCCTACAAGCTTCTTGCAGTGCCATCTCCTATTGGTGGAGTCCTTGTCCTCTGTGCTAATACTGTTCACTATCATAGTCAG TCAACATCATGTGTACTTGCTTTGAACAACTATGCTGTTCCTATGGATAGCAG TCAAGAGATGCCAAGGTCCAATTTTATTGTGGAGCTTGATGCTGCAAACGCAACCTGGTTAACGAATGATGTAGCTATGCTGTCAGCAAAAACTGGGGAATTGCTTTTACTTACACTAATTCATGACGGGAG AATTGTTCAGAGATTGGAGCTTTCAAAGTCAAGAGCTTCAGTGCTTACTTCA GGTCTCACAACCGTTGGAAGTTCATTTGTATTTCTAGGTAGTCGTTTAGGTGACAGTATACTGGTACAGTTTACTTGTGGAGCCGGGGTGTCAGCGTTGCCCCTTGGTGCAAAGGAAGAG GTTGGAGATATTGAAGGTGATCTCCCTTCAGCAAAGCGGCTCCGAAGGTCTTCGTCTGATGCTTTGCAGGATATGGTGAATGGTGAAGAACTTTCCTTGTATGGTTCACATCCGAACAATGCACAGTCTGCCCAG AAggctttttcttttgctgtgaGAGATTCCCTAACGAATGTTGGGCCGCTTAAGGACTTCTCTTATGGTTTGAGAATCAATGCTGACCCAAATGCTACTGGCATTGCTAAGCAAAGTAATTATGAACTG GTTTGCTGCTCTGGTCATGGCAAAAATGGTGCTCTTTGTGTGCTTCAGAAGTCTATCCGCCCAGAAATGATTACCCAT GAATCAATACCAGGTTGCAAGGGAGTTTGGACAGTATACCACAAGAATGCACGTAGTCATGTGGTTGATTCATCAAAGGTCACAGCTGATGACGATGAATATCATGCATATTTGATTATCAGTTTGGAGACTCGTACAATG GTACTGCAGTCGGCTAATAATTTAGAGGAGGTTACCGAAAATGTTGACTATTATACCCAAGGATGTACTATTGCTGCTGGAAATTTGTTTGGAAG GCGTCTGGTCATCCAAATCTATGCTTATGGTGCTCGACTTCTTGATGGTGGGTTTATGGTTCAAGAACTGAACTTTAGGCCTCCGAATTCTGAAATTGGACCTAGTTCTGAAAGTCAAAAAGTGGCATCTGTTTCTATAGCTGATCCATATGTATTGCTGAGAATGATCGATGGAAGTATTTACCTTCTTCTTGGAG ATCCATCCAGTTGCACGCTCACCACCACCAATCCAGAAGTATTTGAAAGCTCAAAGAATCTAATAACTGCTTGCACACTCTATCATGACAAAGGCCCAGAGCCATGGCTGCGGAAGACGAGTACTGATGCTTGGCTTTCTACAGGCATTGGGGAGGCAATTGATGGGTCTGATGGTGCCTCCCATGATCTGGGGGACGTATACTGTATTGTTTGCTATCAAAGTGGTGGGCTTGAGATATTTGATGTGCCTAATTTTACTTGTGTATTTTCTGTGGAAAATTGTGCATCCGGGAAAGCAATCCTCATGGACACATTTTCTCCCCACCCAGCCAAAAGTAATCAGGAAGTTGTGCAAATGATTGAGGATGTGAATGCACAAGAAAGGAAAGACAATAGTCAGAAAATAGGGGTTGTGGAATTGGCCATGCATAGGTGGGCTGGGCAACATAGCCgcccttttctttttggaatatTGTCAGATGGAACAATTCTTTGCTACCATGCGTTTGTTTTTGAGAATTCAGATACCGGAAGTAGAGATGAGAAACCTGTTATTTCCCAGAACTCTGGTAATCTTAGCAGTATGAATGGTTCTAGGCTTAGAAATTTGAGATTCATCCGCATCTCATTGGACACTTATGCTAGGGACGAGATACCATCTGGAACCCCATCTAAACGTTTGACCATTTTCAAGAATGTTGGTGGATTCCAAGGTTTGTTTCTCTCTGGGTCCAGACCCACTTGGTTCATGATGTTCAGGGAACGGCTTAGGATACATCCACAG CTTTGTGATGGACCTATTGCTGCTTTCACTGTTCTTCACAATGTGAACTGCAATCATGGGTTTATATACGTTACCTCTCAG GGTACACTGAAGATTTGTCAACTTCCATCCTCCTTACTATATGACAATTATTGGCCAGTACAAAAG ACAACTTTGAAGGGGACTCCTCATCAGGTCACTTATTTTGCTGAGAAGAATTTGTATCCCCTTATAGTATCATATTCA GTCCTTAAGCCGCTAAACCAAGTTCTTTCATCTCTTGTTGATCAAGAAGTTGGTCACCAGCTTGAGAATGAGACTATGAATTTTGAAGGGATGTATCCTGTAGAAGAATTTGAGATCCGCATTATGGAACCAAAAAATTCCGGGCCTTGGCAAACAAGAGCTACAATACCAATGCAAAGTTCTGAAAATGCTCTGACTGTACGAGCGGTTACTTTGTTT AATTGCAcaacaagagaaaatgaaacTCTTTTGGCAGTTGGAACTGCTTATGTACAAGGAGAGGATGTTGCAGCAAGAGGGCGTATTCTCTTGTTTTCAATTGAAAGAAATGCTGACAATTCTCAAATTTTA gtttcagaagtttacgccaaagaattgaaaggcGCCATATCTGCTCTAGCATCTCTCCAAGGTCATTTGCTGATAGCATCTGGTCCTAAGATTATTTTACACGAGTGGACGGGTTCTGAATTAAATGGTGTTGCCTTCTACGATGTTCCTCCTCTTTATGTTGTGAGCTTAAATATT GTTAAGAATTTTATTCTTCTTGGAGACATTCACAAAAGCATTTACTTTTTGAGTTGGAAGGAGCAAGGATCTCAGCTTAATCTATTGGCTAAGGACTTTGGTTCTCTTGATTGTCTGGCAACAGAATTTTTAATTGATGGAAATACACTGAGTCTTATGGTTTCAGATGACCAAAAGAATGTTCAG GTCTTTTCTTATTCTCCCAAGTTGTCAGAGAGTTGGAAAGGGCAGAAGCTTTTGTCCAGGGCTGAGTTTCATATTGGTGCTCATGTCACTAAGTTTTTGCGATTGCATCTGCTTCCAACATCCCCTGATCGAACTAATACTCCTGGGTCTGATAAGACAAATCGTTTTGGTCTACTTTTTGGTACCCTAGATGGGAGCATTGGCTGTATTGCACCTCTTGATGAACTAACATTTCGGAGGCTCCAGTCACTGCAGAAAAAGCTTGTAGATGCTGTTTCTCATGTTGCTGGTTTGAACCCAAGATCTTTTCGGCAATTCCGCTCTAATGGAAGGGCTCATAGACCTGGTCCTGATAGTATAGTCGACTGTGAGCTGCTTTGCCA TTATGAAATGCTTCCCTTGGAAGAGCAGCTTGAAATTGCTCACCAGATTGGAACCACTCGTATGCAGATCATATCCAACTTAAATGAACTCACTCTGGGGACCAGCTTCTTATGA
- the LOC113761689 gene encoding ATP-dependent Clp protease ATP-binding subunit CLPT1, chloroplastic-like: protein MAANTLSVILPISYPTSLSLQKPTDHSLAFNRDCKFIPFLGEKLSIRSSNLSLVASKRRSSTAATASFSLPISKEKRDSSEKLPRWSARAIKSFAMGELEARKLKYPNTGTEALLMGILVEGTSLAAKFLRENGITLFKVREETVKLLGKSDMYFFSPEHPPVTEPAQRALDWAIEEKLKSGESGEVTTTHLLLGIWAQKESAGHQILAAQGFDDEKAKELAKNMDKDIILSFK from the exons ATGGCGGCCAATACACTCTCAGTGATACTTCCAATCTCATATCCAACTTCACTATCTCTCCAGAAACCCACGGACCATTCCTTGGCTTTCAATCGGGATTGTAagtttattccttttcttggcGAAAAACTTTCCATTCGCTCGTCAAATTTAAGTCTTGTCGCCTCAAAACGACGCAGTTCAACTGCGGCAACGGCCTCCTTTAGTCTTCCCATCTC CAAGGAAAAAAGGGATTCCTCTGAAAAATTACCCAG ATGGTCTGCGAGGGCAATAAAGTCATTTGCTATGGGGGAGTTGGAAGCTAGGAAGCTCAAGTATCCGAATACTGGGACAGAAGCTTTACTAATGGGAATCTTGGTTGAAG GAACGAGTTTGGCTGCCAAGTTCTTGAGGGAAAATGGCATCACACTTTTTAAGGTGCGAGAAGAAACTGTAAAGTTACTCGGTAAATCTGACATGTACTTTTTCAGTCCAGAGCATCCTCCCGTGACTGAACCTGCTCAAAGGGCTCTTGATTGGGCTATTGAGGAGAAACTGAAGTCTG GTGAAAGTGGGGAAGTAACGACTACGCATTTACTTCTTGGTATATGGGCACAAAAGGAGTCAGCAGGACATCAAATATTGGCTGCACAGGGCTTTGATGATGAGAAAGCTAAAGAGCTGGCAAAGAAT ATGGACAAGGATATAATTTTGAGCTTCAAATAG
- the LOC113763188 gene encoding protein YLS7, with protein MASGSRKKTAAMAYPKTLLSIVASLGGLAIFLILASSSLISEPFRSGGIVNLIGTASDEIVVDFSRRGYVSSSILRSTRDGDDFQESDGGFGDSRKAKSISQDNRGNDLIKNQPTLSGDKNELIDSRQQQEVGKDLAEPPAGFGSRDATAQLKQSHAAQQEKGIEDSSFSTGGDGVQIALSLSSNLSNTSNLQMDSKISTRLPSLGSSLKDVNPSPPMFTNSSPGCNLYHGKWVYDSGGPLYKNDSCPVLTQTQNCQGNGRPDKEYEHWRWKPTECDLPRFDARRFLDLMKGKTIAFIGDSIARNQMESMLCILWQVEVPKNRGNRRMQRFYFASTSTTIIRLWSAWLVNQTSEPFDFAPAGVAKLQLDAPDESFMEFITDYDVIVLSSGHWFAKQSVYILQDEIVGGQLWWPDKSKTMKINNIEAFGVSVETALTAMARHPDYTGLTIVRTFSPDHYGGGNWNTGGSCTGKVRPLKDGELVENEFTNVMHQKQVTGFSRAVKKKTNKSKLKLMDITEAFEYRHDGHPGPYRSTDPNKITKRGPDGRPPPQDCLHWCMPGPVDTWNEILFEIIKREL; from the exons ATGGCTTCAGGTTCACGTAAAAAGACGGCGGCAATGGCCTACCCAAAGACTCTTTTATCTATCGTAGCTTCACTCGGAGGCCTAGCCATTTTCTTGATTCTTGCTTCATCATCTTTAATATCAGAACCATTCAGGTCTGGAGGAATTGTCAACTTAATTGGGACTGCTTCTGATGAAATTGTCGTGGATTTTAGCCGTCGCGGTTATGTCAGCAGCAGTATCCTTAGGAGCACGAGAGATGGGGATGATTTTCAAGAATCAGATGGCGGATTTGGTGATTCAAGAAAAGCGAAATCAATTTCGCAGGACAACAGGGGTAATGATCTTATCAAGAACCAGCCTACTCTGTCTGGAGATAAGAACGAATTGATTGATTCAAGGCAGCAGCAAGAAGTTGGAAAAGATTTGGCAGAGCCTCCTGCAGGTTTTGGATCGAGGGATGCAACGGCTCAACTAAAGCAATCCCATGCGGCACAACAGGAGAAGGGGATTGAAGATTCATCTTTCTCAACCGGCGGAGATGGTGTTCAAATTGCTCTATCTCTTTCATCAAATCTTTCCAACACCTCCAACCTGCAGATGGATTCAAAAATATCAACTCGACTTCCATCACTTGGTTCCAGTTTAAAGGATGTGAATCCTTCACCTCCCATGTTCACCAATTCAAGTCCGG gatgtaatttataccatGGAAAATGGGTTTATGATTCAGGCGGACCTTTGTACAAAAATGATTCTTGTCCTGTCCTGACGCAGACACAAAATTGCCAGGGAAATGGAAGACCTGACAAGGAATATGAGCATTGGCGCTGGAAACCGACTGAGTGTGACCTGCCTCGATTTGATGCCAGGAGATTCCTTGATCTAATGAAGGGAAAAACCATAGCTTTTATTGGAGATTCAATCGCTCGAAATCAAATGGAGTCAATGCTCTGTATTCTTTGGCAG GTTGAGGTTCCAAAAAATCGAGGAAACAGAAGAATGCAGCGTTTTTATTTTGCGTCAACATCTACAACGATAATTCGGTTATGGTCCGCCTGGCTTGTGAATCAAACATCCGAGCCATTCGATTTTGCTCCAGCCGGAGTGGCCAAGCTGCAGCTTGATGCTCCTGATGAAAGCTTCATGGAATTCATCACCGATTACGACGTAATCGTCCTCTCCTCTGGTCACTGGTTTGCAAAGCAGTCGGTCTATATCTTGCAGGATGAGATAGTTGGAGGACAATTGTGGTGGCCAGACAAGTCTAAGACAATGAAAATTAACAACATAGAAGCTTTCGGTGTATCAGTTGAAACGGCTCTAACTGCCATGGCAAGGCATCCAGATTACACTGGTCTAACAATCGTGCGTACCTTTTCGCCTGATCATTATGGAGGAGGAAACTGGAATACAGGGGGATCCTGCACAGGAAAAGTAAGGCCTCTCAAGGATGGTGAATTGGTTGAAAATGAATTCACCAACGTAATGCATCAGAAACAGGTCACGGGGTTCAGCCGCGCAGTCAAGAAGAAGACCAACAAATCAAAGTTGAAACTCATGGACATTACCGAAGCTTTTGAGTATCGGCATGATGGGCATCCAGGTCCATATAGAAGCACTGACCCCAACAAAATCACAAAAAGAGGACCGGATGGGAGGCCGCCGCCACAGGATTGCTTGCATTGGTGCATGCCAGGTCCAGTTGATACCTGGAATGAAATTTTATTCGAAATCATAAAAAGAGAGCTTTGA
- the LOC113764123 gene encoding 65-kDa microtubule-associated protein 3, whose protein sequence is MSIVPADPLVQLETTCGTLLYELQIIWDEVGESDTERDKMLLELERECLEVYRRKVDQANKCRAQLRQAIADSEAELAAICSAMGERPVHIRQSDQNPGSLKAELRAILPQLDEMRKRKCERKNQFLEILEQIQKIKCEIYRSTGYPPANTVLDETDLSLRKLEELQTELQALQMEKSERLKKVLDRLNTLNSLCLVLGMDFKETVDEVHPSLGESEGTKNISNDTIEQLAAAIQRLREIKIQRMQRLQDLATSLLELWNLMDTPLEEQQIFQSVTANIAASEDETTEPNMLSVDFIKYVEAEVSRLEELKASKMKELVLKKRFELEDICRKTHIIPESDSSLDVAIEAIESGAVDASSVLEQIELQISNIKEEAFCRKEILEKVEKWMAACEEECWLEEYNRDDNRYNAGRGAHLTLKRAEKARALVNKLPAMVEALASKITAWENERGTEFSYDGIRLLSMLEEYTILRQEKELERKRQRDQKKLQGQLITEQEALYGSKPSPMKCQSGKKGSRLSCGGGASNRRLSLGGTMLQTPKADLLHPTRATPNTRQAKKIERLHQNDHSNLLKDDGIASLSAGRRGLDIAGLPVKKSSFGESPMVRKPFSPISSTDSSKSNATNILEDLSRKHNDMLQKTLSSNNASFTTPSKIISAVEEENRTPKAKTIPVPATPATVSVPMQTAVTPALFAAPPSNSKPVDDIPEEIEYSFEERRAGFVLPNSSVKTTILV, encoded by the exons ATGTCGATAGTACCCGCTGATCCACTTGTGCAGCTGGAAACTACCTGCGGAACTCTACTATATGAACTGCag ATAATATGGGATGAAGTTGGAGAGTCTGATACTGAAAGGGACAAAATGCTGCTGGAGCTTGAACGAGAATGTCTAGAGGTGTACAGGAGAAAAGTGGACCAGGCAAACAAGTGCAGAGCTCAGCTAAGGCAGGCAATTGCTGATTCTGAAGCTGAGCTTGCAGCTATCTGCTCTGCTATGGGAGAGAGACCTGTGCATATTAGGCAG TCTGATCAAAATCCTGGAAGCTTGAAGGCAGAACTTAGAGCCATTCTCCCACAATTGGATGAAATGCGGAAAAGGAAATGTGAGAGGAAGAATCAGTTCCTTGAAATTTTAGAGCAGATACAGAAGATTAAGTGTGAGATTTACAGGTCAACTGGGTATCCTCCTGCCAACACTGTGTTGGATGAAACTGATTTGTCTTTGCGAAAGCTTGAAGAATTGCAAACAGAGCTGCAGGCacttcaaatggaaaag AGTGAACGTCTAAAGAAAGTACTGGACCGCCTCAACACTTTAAACTCATTGTGCTTGGTGCTTGGTATGGATTTCAAAGAGACTGTTGATGAGGTTCATCCAAGTTTAGGAGAGTCTGAAGGAACAAAAAATATTAGTAATGATACCATTGAGCAGCTAGCTGCAGCTATTCAAAGATTACGAGAGATTAAAATACAGAGGATGCAGAGG TTACAAGACCTTGCCACATCACTGCTGGAGCTGTGGAATTTGATGGATACACCTTTAGAAGAGCAACAAATATTTCAGAGTGTAACTGCTAATATAGCTGCTTCAGAAGATGAAACAACTGAACCTAACATGCTCTCTGTTGACTTCATCAAATAT GTTGAGGCGGAAGTTTCAAGACTGGAAGAACTTAAAGCAAGCAAAATGAAGGAGCTTGTTCTGAAAAAGAGGTTTGAGCTAGAGGACATCTGTAGGAAAACACATATAATTCCAGAATCAGATAGTTCACTAGACGTTGCAATTGAAGCGATTGAATCTG GTGCTGTTGATGCTTCAAGCGTACTTGAACAAATAGAGCTTCAGATATCTAATATAAAAGAGGAAGCTTTCTGCCGTAAAGAAATACTTGAAAAGGTGGAGAAATGGATGGCCGCATGCGAGGAAGAGTGCTGGCTTGAGGAATATAACAGG GATGATAATCGTTACAATGCTGGAAGAGGCGCTCATCTTACACTCAAGCGTGCTGAGAAAGCCCGTGCCTTGGTTAATAAACTTCCAG CAATGGTGGAGGCATTGGCTTCAAAAATCACAGCATGGGAAAATGAGAGAGGGACTGAATTCTCTTATGATGGC ATTCGTCTTCTTTCTATGCTTGAAGAATATACTATTCTACGCCAAGAGAAAGAGCTAGAGCGCAAAAGACAGAGG GACCAGAAGAAACTTCAGGGACAGTTAATTACAGAGCAGGAGGCACTTTATGGTTCGAAACCTAGCCCAATGAAATGCCAAAGCGGGAAGAAAGGTTCTAGACTGTCATGCGGTGGTGGTGCAAGTAATCGAAGACTCTCCCTAGGAGGAACAATGCTGCAAACTCCAAAGGCAGATTTGCTTCACCCAACAAGAGCTACTCCTAATACACGTCAGGCTAAGAAAATTGAACGCTTGCATCAGAATGATCATTCAAATCTACTCAAGGACGATGGAATTGCATCATTATCAGCTG GAAGGAGAGGGCTTGACATTGCCGGTCTTCCAGTCAAAAAGAGTTCCTTTGGAGAGTCCCCCATGGTGCGAAAGCCCTTCTCACCCATATCTTCAACGGATTCATCAAAGTCCAATGCAACAAACATTTTGGAAGATCTGAGCAGGAAACATAATGACATGTTGCAGAAAACGCTATCAAGTAACAACGCATCGTTTACTACTCCATCTAAGATCATTTCTGCCGTGGAGGAAGAGAACAGGACTCCAAAAGCTAAGACGATACCTGTACCCGCTACGCCTGCAACTGTATCAGTTCCAATGCAAACGGCTGTAACTCCAGCTCTTTTTGCAGCCCCTCCTTCCAATTCAAAGCCAGTTGACGATATTCCTGAAGAGATTGAATACTCATTTGAGGAGCGAAGAGCTGGATTTGTGCTACCAAATTCATCTGTAAAGACTACTATACTAGTTTGA